The Malus sylvestris chromosome 12, drMalSylv7.2, whole genome shotgun sequence genome contains a region encoding:
- the LOC126593107 gene encoding 1-acyl-sn-glycerol-3-phosphate acyltransferase 2-like: protein MAIAAAAVIVPLGLLFFVSGLVVNLIQAICFILIRPLSKNTYRKINRVVAELLWLELVWLIDWWAGVKIQVYTDPETFRLMGKEHALVICNHRSDIDWLVGWVLAQRSGCLGSTLAVMKKSSKFLPVIGWSMWFSEYLFLERSWAKDENTLKLGLQRLKDYPQPFWLALFVEGTRFTQAKLLAAQEYAASTGLPVPRNVLIPRTKGFVSAVSHMRSFVPAIYDVTVAIPKASPSPTMLRLFQGRPSVVHVQIKRHLMKELPETDEAVAQWCKDIFVAKDAFLDKHTAEQTFGDQILQPTGQPRKSLLVVASWSCLLILGALKFLYRSSLLSSWKGIGFSTLGLSIVTVLMQFLIRFSQSERSTPARVAPAKDNSKGESSSNLDKQQ, encoded by the exons ATGGCGATTGCAGCTGCAGCAGTCATCGTTCCACTGGGCCTGCTCTTCTTTGTATCAGGCCTCGTAGTCAATCTCATTCAG GCGATTTGCTTCATTCTTATTCGGCCGCTGTCTAAGAATACATACAGAAAGATCAACAGAGTGGTGGCAGAATTGTTGTGGCTCGAACTCGTGTGGCTCATTGATTGGTGGGCGGGTGTCAAG ATCCAAGTGTACACAGACCCTGAAACCTTTCGTTTAATGG GTAAAGAACATGCACTTGTCATATGCAATCATAGAAGTGATATTGATTGGCTTGTTGGATGGGTCCTGGCTCAG CGGTCAGGTTGCCTTGGCAGCACCTTAGCTGTAATGAAGAAATCATCAAAGTTCCTTCCG GTCATAGGGTGGTCAATGTGGTTTTCTGAGTATCTCTTTTTGGAAAGAAGCTGGGCCAAAGATGAAAACACTTTAAAG TTGGGTCTTCAACGGTTGAAGGACTACCCTCAGCCCTTTTGGTTGGCTTTGTTTGTAGAAGGAACTCGTTTTACACAGGCCAAGCTTTTAGCAGCACAAGAATATGCAGCCTCAACTGGGTTGCCTGTTCCTAGAAATGTTTTGATTCCTCGTACTAAG GGTTTTGTCTCTGCAGTAAGTCACATGCGCTCATTTGTTCCAGCCATCTATGATGTAACAGTGGCTATTCCTAAAGCTTCACCTTCACCAACAATGTTAAGACTCTTTCAGGGGCGACCTTCTGTG GTGCATGTGCAAATTAAGCGGCATTTAATGAAGGAATTGCCCGAAACCGATGAAGCTGTTGCCCAGTGGTGTAAAGATATCTTTGTGGCAAAG GATGCATTTTTGGATAAACATACAGCAGAGCAAACTTTTGGCGATCAAATATTGCAACCTACTGGTCAGCCACGAAAGTCTCTTTTG GTTGTTGCGTCTTGGTCATGTCTACTTATTTTGGGGGCTCTAAAGTTCCTCTACCGGTCTTCACTTCTATCCTCGTGGAAGGGTATTGGGTTCTCAACATTGGGTTTGAGCATTGTTACCGTCCTTATGCAGTTCTTGATTCGGTTTTCTCAGTCAGAGCGTTCAACCCCAGCCCGAGTGGCTCCAGCCAAGGACAATAGCAAAGGAGAGTCTTCAAGCAACCTAGACAAACAGCAATAG